One Castanea sativa cultivar Marrone di Chiusa Pesio chromosome 4, ASM4071231v1 DNA window includes the following coding sequences:
- the LOC142632621 gene encoding uncharacterized protein LOC142632621 gives MVFTTKFVVRHALTWYALRENFKFKTGHSDSERLMVSCEDDSCPWSVRAICCKGDNVWKIAKCKGPHTCDKIQNAHDGRMIDSVFLAYVLERYMREDPAYKIKNLRHVALADLKHEVSHYKVWDAKQKAVADIYGDFKESYAELPRFLAGLKDASPGTKYKLLVNDNYEQGTCTFKSVFWAFRPCIIGFKNCRPVISIDATHLYGKYKGKLMIAMATDANNKIYPLAFAVVESESTETWGWFLACIRRCVADRRHLCVISDRHPGIQAIFRDTNRDYLQPPMIEHRYCLRHLCSNVNTRWNNETLKNLVWRAASATQERKFNATFDLIENVNRDVHQYLKDVPKEKWALTFDEGYRYGVMTTNVSKCFNGFLKGARSLPITAMVKYTWFKLNAYFDDRHNKSIEQLNSGKKMV, from the exons ATGGTCTTCACGACTAAATTTGTGGTGCGACATGCGTTGACTTGGTACGCACTGCGAGAGAATTTTAAGTTCAAAACTGGGCATTCGGACTCAGAGAGGCTTATGGTGAGTTGTGAGGATGATTCCTGTCCATGGTCAGTCCGTGCGATCTGTTGCAAGGGAGACAATGTCTGGAAGATTGCAAAATGCAAGGGCCCCCACACATGCGACAAAATTCAGAATGCTCATGATGGTCGGATGATTGATTCGGTGTTCCTAGCATACGTACTTGAGCGCTATATGCGAGAAGACCCCGCGTATAAGATAAAGAACTTACGCCACGTTGCTTTGGCAGACTTAAAACACGAAGTATCTCACTACAAG GTTTGGGATGCCAAACAAAAGGCCGTTGCAGATATATACGGGGATTTTAAGGAGTCTTATGCAGAGTTGCCGCGTTTTTTGGCAGGACTTAAGGATGCAAGTCCGGGTACAAAGTATAAGTTATTAGTGAACGATAATTATGAACAGGGAACCTGTACATTCAAGTCCGTATTTTGGGCGTTTCGTCCATGTATTATTGGGTTCAAGAACTGTAGGCCTGTGATTAGTATTGATGCAACCCACctctatggaaaatataaagggaaattgatgattgcaatggcgaCAGATGCTAATAATAAGATTTATCCACTAGCCTTCGCCGTTGTCGAGAGCGAGAGCACAGAGACTTGGGGTTGGTTCTTGGCTTGTATAAGAAGGTGTGTTGCTGACCGGAGACACCTGTGTGTCATATCTGACAGACACCCTGGGATACAAGCTATCTTCAGAGACACTAATCGAGACTATTTGCAGCCTCCCATGATAGAACATCGTTACTGCCTTCGTCATCTATGCAGTAACGTGAACACTAGATGGAACAATGAAACTTTAAAGAATCTAGTATGGAGGGCAGCAAGTGCTACCCAGGAGCGAAAGTTCAATGCCACATTCGATTTAATTGAGAATGTGAACCGAGATGTGCACCAATATCTGAAGGATGTGCCGAAAGAGAAATGGGCTCTAACTTTTGACGAGGGTTACCGTTATGGGGTGATGACTACAAATGTCTCTAAGTGCTTTAATGGTTTTCTAAAGGGTGCTCGTAGCCTACCCATTACAGCAATGGTGAAATACACATGGTTCAAACTGAATGCTTATTTTGATGATCGTCACAATAAGAGCATAGAGCAGTtgaattcaggaaaaaaaatggtgtaa